One genomic segment of Methylocystis bryophila includes these proteins:
- a CDS encoding IS3 family transposase (programmed frameshift), giving the protein MPRKRHKPEEIVAKLRQADVLISRGKPVADAVRAIGVTEVTYYRWRQEFGGLKTDQVKRMKELEAENTRLRRAVSDLTLDKMILAEAAKGKLLGPARRRACINHVRSKLQLSERRVCRVLGQHRSTQRRIAQGREDEEQLTADIVELARHYGRYGYRKIAELLRTQAGWIVNDKRVERIWRREGLKVPAKQPKRGQLWLADGSCLRLRAERRNHVWSYDFVEDRTHDGRKYRMLNIVDEFTHECIAIRIDRRLKSVDVIDVLSDLFILRGVPTHIRSDNGPEFVAKALQEWIAAVGAKTAYITPGSPWENGFIESFNARLRDELLDGEIFYSLAEARIIIESWRRHYNTVRPHVSLAYKPPAPEVFVPAMAARAAAQPQQAPPPALAPRPTMH; this is encoded by the exons ATGCCGAGGAAGCGTCACAAGCCTGAGGAGATCGTCGCCAAGCTGCGACAGGCTGACGTGTTGATTTCGCGAGGGAAGCCCGTCGCGGACGCGGTGCGGGCGATCGGGGTGACCGAGGTCACGTATTACCGGTGGCGCCAGGAGTTTGGCGGGCTGAAGACGGATCAAGTGAAACGGATGAAGGAGCTCGAGGCGGAGAACACTCGGCTGCGTCGCGCCGTCTCCGATCTGACCCTGGATAAGATGATCCTGGCCGAGGCCGCCA AAGGGAAACTTCTAGGCCCCGCGCGTCGCCGCGCCTGCATCAATCACGTTCGATCCAAGTTGCAACTGTCCGAGCGCCGGGTGTGCCGTGTGCTCGGGCAGCATCGTTCGACCCAGCGCCGCATTGCACAGGGGCGAGAGGACGAGGAGCAGCTGACCGCCGACATTGTCGAACTCGCTCGCCACTATGGCCGCTATGGCTATCGAAAGATCGCGGAGCTGTTGCGAACGCAGGCGGGCTGGATCGTCAATGACAAGCGGGTCGAGCGCATTTGGCGACGCGAGGGGCTGAAGGTTCCCGCCAAACAACCCAAGAGAGGCCAGCTGTGGCTCGCCGATGGATCATGCCTGCGTCTGCGGGCTGAGCGGCGCAATCACGTCTGGTCCTACGACTTCGTCGAGGATCGCACCCATGACGGGAGGAAATACCGGATGCTGAACATAGTTGATGAGTTCACGCATGAATGCATCGCCATTCGCATCGACCGGAGGCTGAAATCCGTCGATGTCATCGACGTGCTCTCGGACCTGTTCATCCTGCGCGGCGTTCCCACGCACATTCGTTCCGACAACGGGCCCGAGTTCGTCGCCAAGGCTCTGCAGGAGTGGATCGCCGCCGTCGGCGCGAAAACCGCCTACATCACGCCAGGCAGCCCGTGGGAGAATGGCTTCATCGAGAGCTTCAACGCCCGCCTGCGCGACGAGTTGCTCGACGGAGAAATCTTCTACTCTCTCGCCGAAGCGCGGATCATCATCGAGAGCTGGCGGCGGCACTACAACACCGTCCGCCCGCATGTATCGCTGGCCTACAAGCCGCCAGCGCCAGAGGTCTTCGTGCCCGCAATGGCCGCGCGGGCGGCTGCGCAACCCCAACAAGCTCCGCCGCCCGCGCTAGCTCCCAGGCCCACGATGCACTAA
- a CDS encoding helix-turn-helix domain-containing protein, which produces MVNSIEDRLASPHLERLAKNLVAHLEESGMTKPEFAESIGMSGSQFRYVRSRAANPSIEMLAKISAKLKTPLYELLEDCQLGHRRNLSAKQMTKNLSVVMKRKYANSGLDKEQFAKIIGVSLPQLYLMLRGDSNPSLLIVIEIARRLGIGMWELLGVEPVGEQ; this is translated from the coding sequence ATGGTGAATTCGATTGAGGATCGGCTCGCCTCTCCGCACCTGGAACGGCTGGCGAAGAACCTCGTCGCGCATCTTGAAGAAAGCGGAATGACGAAGCCTGAATTTGCCGAGTCGATCGGCATGTCCGGCTCTCAGTTTCGTTATGTGCGCAGTCGGGCCGCGAACCCCTCAATCGAGATGCTTGCTAAGATTTCTGCCAAGCTAAAAACGCCTCTTTACGAGCTCTTGGAGGACTGCCAGCTCGGACACCGACGCAATTTGTCCGCGAAGCAGATGACGAAAAACCTGTCAGTGGTCATGAAGAGAAAGTACGCTAATAGCGGGTTGGACAAGGAGCAATTTGCGAAAATCATCGGCGTCTCGCTGCCGCAGCTATACCTGATGTTGAGGGGAGACTCGAATCCGTCGCTGCTCATTGTCATTGAGATTGCGAGGCGACTAGGCATCGGGATGTGGGAGCTATTAGGTGTAGAGCCAGTGGGAGAGCAATAG